In Sebaldella termitidis ATCC 33386, one DNA window encodes the following:
- a CDS encoding prolyl-tRNA synthetase associated domain-containing protein, which produces MFYISEISKTAPVKFHTILQKKTYRILQNLNIPFERVSTDEAVTMKDCLGINKKLDMEMVKTLFLCNRNETEFYLFITAGDKPFRSGDFSSALNISRVSFAPVELTEKTLGVKIGAVTVFSAVLDKNNKIKVIFDKDVADKEYCGCSDGTITGYMKIKTKHIINKFLPFTGHIPVIIEV; this is translated from the coding sequence ATGTTTTATATAAGTGAGATATCTAAGACGGCACCGGTGAAATTTCATACAATACTGCAGAAAAAAACATACAGAATACTGCAAAATCTTAATATACCGTTTGAACGGGTTAGTACTGATGAAGCAGTTACAATGAAAGACTGTCTGGGGATTAATAAAAAGCTGGATATGGAAATGGTAAAAACACTGTTTTTATGTAACAGAAATGAGACAGAGTTTTATTTATTTATTACAGCAGGGGATAAACCATTCAGATCAGGAGATTTTAGCAGTGCTTTAAATATATCGCGTGTTTCATTTGCTCCTGTGGAGTTAACCGAAAAGACGCTGGGAGTAAAAATCGGAGCTGTAACTGTTTTCAGTGCTGTTCTTGATAAAAATAATAAAATAAAAGTTATTTTTGATAAAGATGTGGCAGACAAAGAATACTGTGGCTGCAGTGACGGAACAATCACAGGATATATGAAAATCAAGACAAAACATATTATTAATAAATTTTTGCCGTTTACAGGACATATTCCCGTTATAATAGAGGTATAA